Genomic DNA from Hordeum vulgare subsp. vulgare chromosome 2H, MorexV3_pseudomolecules_assembly, whole genome shotgun sequence:
ttattctcaatggcacaccgagagagctccaacaggtaggaaggtaaactctgtcgaggagatctcctcccttaatgataaagttgacatgatcatgactctacttactaagcaagcttctattgatcctcatgatgttcctttaaattctttgattgctcaagaaagagagcaagtggatgttaattttatttctaggaacaacttcaataacaatgcttataggagtaattttggtagcaatcctagatcgttcccatccaacaactatgggaacaataaaaattatcctagcaccaaaaactccacttctgaattagagagcatgcttaaggattttatcacttctcaaaaagccttcaacaagagtgtagaagataaactggaaaattagatagtctctctttgaaggtggacaacatagcttatgatgtagagatgcttaaaattataactttcccacttgaggaaaggaacaccacacccatgaatgctatccaagtccaaattaatgagaacataagaatgatagctaaacttaaagagagatgggctagagaaaaagaagaggaagagataattaagagccttcctacacacactaccattgctactatgcaagttgttgaggatctcaaaacttttagcacccatcgcactcctagtcccattggacctattaatggtgatgctaatacctcaactataggacaagaaggtcctttgaatttagagactaccaaaatacctcaactatacctcaactataggacaagaaggtccattGGACCTAATATTTAGGTGACGTCTGCAACTTTTTCTAATATTCATGCTTATGTGTAGTTTATGGCATTGCAGACCTAATCTGTTCACATGAACAAATTTATTTGGTCAGGACCAAGAAATTAGTGATGAATTGGGGATTGGATTCTTTTTCCTGGTTGTTATAGCTCACGACTACATATCGCAGTTTCATGGATGCGTGGTGACTATTTGTGGGCATGGGTACATTACAAGTAACTATAGATGGGAGAGAGATAGCAATGATCACACTAGCTTTTATTATCAAAATCTGTTGCATTAATAATTACAGAGTTTACTTTGCAATGTTGCCAAAAAAGTAGTATGCAATCTTTTCTGCTTCTAAATGAATTATTCAAAATAGACAGGAGAGAAGTTTTAGCTTAGCTCCTAGattatacatttggatgtatttcCTATTTTTTAAAGATCCAGCAAATTGTTATGGGCAACTGGTTGAGTTGACtacatgtttcttttttgttaacaaaaaaaatatagtattATTTAGGTTCTGCATGCAAATAAACTTTGAAAGGGGTTGTATAGGCCTTCAACTTCTACTTTCGTGAAAACTCGAAGTTCATTTCCCTAAGATCATTGCTATACAACTATGCATGTTGGAATTAATTGTGTAATAAAAATGTTTTGAAACCATCCGTATCATACAAGGTGAGATGAAGCTTAGTTCCTTCATAAATCAACGAAATGATTGTTTTATGATAGTAGAAATTGATGATTTGTTGTGTGATTTGTGTTTGTCATTCCATTCTGCATGATGGACtattttcttgttgttgtatATAGGCTAGGGACGCAGCCTTCTAGTGTGGTGGAGGACCAATGATATCACGTGGACGGCCGTAGCAACACATAAAGTTAACTTCACATTCCTCGTCGACgacaattttattttttattctagGGTTTAGCTTGGTTTCCCAAATTGTTTACTATCACTAGTCACAAATACTCCTATGGCACGTGATATTGCATGTTTTGGCGGAAAATGCAACTTGCCTTcagttttttcctttgatttgtaTATTTTGTGTAAGCTTGTAACGGAAGTTTAATAAAGAGtttggaaatgttggtggcaaaaGCTGTTTCTAGTAGAAAATGGTTTTGATAAGAGTGTTTTTTATATAGAGCTCCAATTCAGTAGAAAATATGTTTCCATTTATTGATTTGTACTGTGCATGTGTTAAAAAATATTTGTACTGCGCTTAGCTGAAGTTCAAGTTTCGGCAATGCTAATTGATCTCTTAATTTTGTACAATTTTGTTGTCAAGGTGGTAcactggagagagagagagagtgagggagGTTGAAAATAACACTTATTCCTGATGTTGTTGACCTACTGGAATCACTATTGTGACGAACAGACCAAGCTTTTAAATCTAGGCCGATATAACCGATATATAGGCGATATATAGGCCGATATATCAGTTTTGGGGCTCTACACATATAAACATAACATATCATTCTTTTAATATCACTTTCACACAAATCATCCAATATTGCCGATATCTGACCGGATATGCTCATTGAAATAGATTGGTGTGTCGATGAGCATAATCATTTATTAGAAAGCGGTGAAAAAATATTATGTATTTAAACCTTCACCGCATTATCAAATTCATGCATAATGTTTTTGTGGAACATATACATAACTTATTGTTCTGGATcattaattagcaagttcataacTTTTTGTGCATTTTGTAAATCTATCTTAAATAATTcattaattagcaagttcataaaCTAGGAATTTAAACTTGTTATGCTAGAGCGTTGACATCATGCATTTTTTAGACTAAAAAGACATTTCTGTACATGAATATCGGAAAAAATCAAGATATATTCCCTCCGATATatctacataccgtttgatatatCACTAGGTATCCGACATCCTTATGTTCAAGCAAAAATGATATAAGCCTGATATACGATATTTTAAACCTTTGCACAAACCAACGACAATGTTAGGGCAAAGATGAATAAAGGGGTAGAAGAAGACAAGGATTGGTAAGAAGGAAATCTGTGAAAGACAAAATCAGTATTTTACTTATATTAATGAAAACATGTTATATGAGTGAAAACGTGTCATACTAAGCACACATTTATGAATTGTTATTGGACATGTCTTTATAATTTTGTTATGTTGCACAGATTTTTGGCTACTTAACATTTTAGTGGCGTCTAAGTCCAGGTTCCACATAAGCGATATAATTTTTCACAATAAAATTTCACTTTATACATCAAGACAATATTTATTTGTGATTTTGGATGCCGTCATGGAACTCTCGCAAACATATTGAGTTTTTCTTGTGATTTTATACATGCAATATTTGTGTCCCATGTACGAACATGCGTTGATAAGTTACTTGAGATCCACGCATAGACCAACTAAATATGTATTTAGAGAGTATAAAAATGTATTGTTTTGTATTAATAAAGCCACTCAACTGTGttgtaaatataaaaataaatttgGTCCGTAGCAACACATGGGTATTTAGCTAGTACTATTCCTGTATACAGGCTGATCTCATAACACACGAAAAATCTCATGATCGAACACCACTATGAAGCCGATCGGACCGTGGCGTCTACTACAATCCCATTTACCTTCTTCTAGATCGAGCACGACGACGTACGCGCCATCGCGTCCAAGAACATCCGCGTCACTCCCACCGAcgactcctcgccgtcgccgtccctcGCCGCGTCTCTCACCTCCTTCATCTCCGCGGCCTTCCTCCTCATCGCGGCGCGCACTCTGGACGTCTCGCCGAGCACCCTCTCCACCGCCCCCGCCACCTCGTCCCTCGTCACGGCCGCCGACGCGCCGCGCGCGAGCTCGACGCACACCCCCATCTCCTCCGCCAGCACCTTGGCGTTGTAGAACTGCTCCGCCGAGAGCGGCCACCCGACCATCGGCACGCCCGCGGCGAGGCTCTCCTGCGCCGAGTTCCACCCGCAGTGCGTCAGGAAGGCGCCCGTGGCCGGGTGCGCCAGAACCTCCACCTGTGGCGCCCAGCACCGCGCCACCAGCCCGCGACCGGCCGACTCCATCCTCTCCGCGAACCCGTACGGAAGGCCCGACGACGGCGACTCGCTGGCGTTCACGTCGGCGGCGGGCTGGACCACCCACAGGAACTTGTGCCCGCTCTTCTCGAGCCCCATTGCCAGCTCCGTCGCCTGCGACGCGGAGATCGTGTACAGCGACCCGAACGACACGTACAGAACCGAGCCTGGCCGTTGCTTGTCGAGCCACGCCAAGATGGGGCTATTCGTTGTCGTCTTCTCTGGCGATGCCCAACTTGCTGCCCGAAGCAGCGGCCCGACCGGGAATATAGGGACCTTGTCGAGCCATTGCCGGAGCATGCTTAATCCCTTGGGCTCCAGCTTCTCGGCGGTGTTGACGAGCAGCGCGTCGGCGCGGGAGAAGGCGGCGATCTGCCTGCGGATGAAGGTGGACCACGCGTCGCCGCCGTCGGCCGCCGCGAGGTGGTCCGTGAGCTGCGAACGGTGGACGCTCATGTCCGGGAAGCTCGGCAGCCGGAAggactcgtcatcgtcgtcgttggggACAAGCGGGACGCTGTTCCAGAGCGAGAAGTAGAGCGCGGAGCCGTAGCCACCGGTGGTGAGCAGGACGGAGTGCGTGACGCCGGGGTCGCCGCGGGCTACGTCCGACGTACATGCCACGAACATGTCCGCCACGACGTGCACGTCAGTCTGGGGGTCGGAGCGTCTGAGACCGACGATGAACTGGTGGAACGCTGGGCGGAGCGACTCCGAGGCGAGGAAGAGGTCGATGAGCTGATGGGAGGCATCGGCGGGGCGGAAAGGGAGGGCATGGACGGAGATGCATTCGTCGTCGAGTTGGGCGCGGAGGGAGTCGGCAGTGCCGGAGGTGGCGACGACGGTGATGCGGGCGTCGGGGCGGCAGCGTCGAACGAGGGCGGCGAGGCAGCGGAACGGCGAGAGGTGGCCCTGCGCCATGAAGGGGAACAGCACGACGTGATCGGCGCGTGGATGGCGATTGGTTTCAGGTGCCATGGCGATCGATCAAATCGGCGTTGCGGTGCCGGTGATCGAATTGGTCTCGATCGTGGGTTAGTTTGTTTTGGAAGACAAgatcagaagaagaagagggttaaTATGGTTAtgcaacatactccctccgttcctaaatataagtattttaagatatttcattataagtctacatacggagcaaaataagtgaatctacactttaaagtatgtttatatacatctgtatgtagtccactaatgaaacctctttaaagacttatatttaggaacggagggagtatataattaACTACGTACGTATGTGTGCGC
This window encodes:
- the LOC123425101 gene encoding UDP-glycosyltransferase 92A1-like, with translation MAPETNRHPRADHVVLFPFMAQGHLSPFRCLAALVRRCRPDARITVVATSGTADSLRAQLDDECISVHALPFRPADASHQLIDLFLASESLRPAFHQFIVGLRRSDPQTDVHVVADMFVACTSDVARGDPGVTHSVLLTTGGYGSALYFSLWNSVPLVPNDDDDESFRLPSFPDMSVHRSQLTDHLAAADGGDAWSTFIRRQIAAFSRADALLVNTAEKLEPKGLSMLRQWLDKVPIFPVGPLLRAASWASPEKTTTNSPILAWLDKQRPGSVLYVSFGSLYTISASQATELAMGLEKSGHKFLWVVQPAADVNASESPSSGLPYGFAERMESAGRGLVARCWAPQVEVLAHPATGAFLTHCGWNSAQESLAAGVPMVGWPLSAEQFYNAKVLAEEMGVCVELARGASAAVTRDEVAGAVERVLGETSRVRAAMRRKAAEMKEVRDAARDGDGEESSVGVTRMFLDAMARTSSCSI